The Algoriphagus halophilus sequence CGAAGCAGTACAGGGGTTGATGGTAGCGAATTTTGAAACCAAAAAATACAATCAGGCAATCACCAACGCGGATCGTTTATTGACCTTAGATGGTATTATTCCAGAATCTACTCCAAAGGCTTTGCTGACAAAAGCAAAAGCCGAGCGTGAGATGAATAGAAAGGCAGATGCTGAAACTACGTTGATGACCTTGGTGAATGAATACAAAACAGAACAAGGAGCAGAAGGCTTGTATTGGTTGGCCTATTCATTTCAGGAAAAGGGAGATGTCGCCCAATCCAATGAGACCATATTTGATTTCTCCGGACCATTTGTAGACTTCGGGTATTGGTATGGAAGAATGTTTTTACTCTTGGCCGACAACTATGTGACACTTGGAGAAGATTTCCAAGCCAAGGCAACTTTGGAATCTATTGTGGAGAAATCTACGAATGAAGAAATAAAATCGATGGCTCAAACTAAACTTCAAACTTTAAACTAAACCATGAAAAAGCTAGTAAAATTAATTCTATTTGGCGGAGCATTTGGTTTAACAACAGGTTTGACTTTTGCCCAGACCCAATCAAGAGGAGAAGTAACTGATCAAGAGTTTATCATTCGTAAGGACCGCGTACTGACTGTTCCTGTCCAGCCGAGAGTTTATGAAAAATTGCCTGTCTTACCTCAACCAAAAGGCTTGGCAGATTTTAACTATAGAGTAAACAGGTATCCACTGACTCTGGAACCTTTGGTTTTGGAAACCACACCTATCCAAAAGCCTTTTAGAGCACCACAACTTGATTTATTCCCTGGGTTTTTGAGAGTAGGGTATGGAAATTTCGCCTCTCCTTTATTGGAGGCTAGATACATGGGGACAGAAGCCGATATAGTTAACTTCTCTTTGAATCTAGGACATCAAAGTTTTGGAAAGGGTCCTGTGCAAGGGGAAGAATCCAGTGAAGCACATACCAATTTTGGAGGAGATATCAGTTATTTCGCAGATGTGTTTGAATTGTTTGGTGGGATAGATTGGAATCAGGATCGCTATTCATTTTATGGGGTAGATCCTGTGAATTTTGAAAATCCTGAATTTGAAATCCCTGACAATGTTTTTACTTCCTTTTCAGTCAAAGCTGGAATCAGAGATATTGAAAAAGTAGGGCCATTTTCCTATGAAGTGCAGGCAAGCTATAGAAACTTTAATGACAGCTACATGGCTCGTGAAAGTGAAATAGGAGTGTCAGGCTTAGGGAAGTTTAGACCAAGCGAGGATTGGAAAGGTCAGGTGGGAATTTCTTACTACACCACCAATCCGGAAGATCTAGATTATACTCAAACGAGAACTTATATGGGGATTCGGCCTGAGATAGAATATACTAAAGGGGAATTTAGAGTATCTGCCGGTTTAAATATCGTTTCTGAAAATGATTCCATTGAGGATAAATCCAGTGATTTCAGAATTTTCCCAAACCTGAAAGCTTCCTATCAGTTTGCTGAAGAATTTGGATTCTTCGGAGAATTTTCCGGAGATGTAAAACGAAACACCTATTTCAGTTTTGTGAATGAAAACCCTTATCTGGGGCCTAGCGAGCAACTGTTGAATACTATTCAAAACTACAAGGTAGAAGGAGGAATAGAAGGTCAATTTCAGGAGGTATTTCATTATAGAGCGGCAATCAATGTCAGTCGATACAATAACCTGAGCTTTTTCGTGAATAATTATACCAATAATTTGATGACCACCGATTCTTCAAGGTTCAGTTTGGTATATGATGATAAGAGCACCGTTTTCAATATTAATGGAGAGCTAGGGTTTAAATTCTCAGATGTCTATTCTTTGGGTTCAAGATTAGACCTGTATCAATATGATTTGAGTACGCAAGCTGAAGCCTGGCATAGACCTACTTGGGAATTACGCGTGAATAACCAAGTGACCCCTTTAGAGGGACTTTTGGTGCAGGCGAATTTGAATTTTATGGGTGGGTTAAAAGCGAGAGGACATGACTTGAGTGACATTGTGGGAGAATTTGGACCCTATGAGGTGGTGAAGTTGAAAACAATTGCCGATTTACAGTTGAAGGCTGATTACCAAATCACGAATAGATTTGCTGTTTTTGCGGAAGGAAATAATATATTGAATGGGAAAAACACCCGCTGGTTAAATTATCCTGTAAGAGGGATTCAATTAATTGGTGGAGTTTCTATGAAATTCTAAGAATGTTGCATGCTAGGGTTGGGGTTTACCCTCAATTCTTTTAGTTTCGTAGCACTCAATTTGATTATGCCGGAAAATTCTTCTGAAAATAGACAATGGACTGACCCAAAAGATTTTGGACTTCCTTACGTGGAAGTGACTCCTATCACTCCTTTGGGCGAGGAAATAAAACTTCCTGAAAAGGAGGAAGAACAAGTGGTGACGCTTGCTACCGACAACCAGTCCCAAGAAAAGTCTATTCAGGAAACTGAACCTGCAAAAGAAGCAGTAGTACCTACTCCAGCAGAGGAAGTTAAAACCGACTATCCAAAAGAGGAACATGTAACGCAGCAATCAGAGGAGCTTGCTCCAGAAAAGCGGGTCATTGCAGAACCTGAAAAGAAGAAAAATTCTTGGGTAGTAGCAGTTGTAATTCTTGCCCTTTTGGTAGTTTCGGTAATCGTATGGCAGTTAATGAGTCAAGGAAACGGTCCAAATACCTCAGGAAATCAAGTAGCCCAGCAACAATCCCCACCTGAAGTACCTGTGGAATCTCAGGTGGTTCCAGAAAATACACCAACTGAAGAAATTCAAACCCCTGAAAATCAAGATTCTATTCCAAAATCCAATTCTTCTTTAGAAGAACCTGTGGAAACTCCGCAAACTGGTACAACTATTGATCGTACTGTTGCAGAGAGTTTGATCAGAGTAGAGAGTAGAGGGGAAAGGCCCCAATATTTTATTGTGGTAGGAAGTTTGCCAAATGAAAGAATGGCACTTTCTGAATCTACTCAATACCTAGATCGTGCGAGTTCAGTTTATCTGATCTTGCCATACGAAGATGTGAAAAACTATCGTTTGGCAATAGGGTCCTTTACTAGCTTTAGGAAAGCCAGTGAGGAACTCAACGCGATCAAAGATCAATACACAGAAGCTTTATGGATTTTGAAATATTAATATGATTCTACTTCAAACCCTTTCTGTTGCCGATTCACTGGCAGCAGCGGACAGCCTTGCGGAAGGTGCTACAAAAGAAAGTATCGGTTTATTAGATCTTTTGATCAAAGGTGGCTACATGATGGTCCCCCTGTACCTGTTATTTATTTTGGCAATCTTCATATTCTTTGAACGATTGATTACCCTGAAAAAAGCTTCTAAAACTCCCACCTCCTTAATGGATCAGATTAGGGTGTTAGTGCAAGGAGGTAAAATAGAGAAGGCAAAAATGCTTTGTGCCAGTGAACATACACCGGTAGCAAACATGATAGCCAAAGGGATAGAGCGCATTGGAAGCCCTTTGAAAAACATTGAGGTTTCTATTGAGAATGTGGGAAAAATTGAGATTTATAAATTAGAGAAGAACCTCAATCTTTTAGCAACCGTTTCTGGTGCTGCCCCTATGATTGGTTTCTTAGGTACGGTAGCTGGGATGATCCAGGCTTTTATAGCAATCGCTCAAGAAGAAGGCATGGTTTCCCCTAAATTGTTGTCAGAGGGGATTTATGAGGCCATGATTACTACCGCAGCTGGATTGGTGGTAGGTATTATCGCTTATTTAGGGTACAACTACCTGGTTTCCCAGGTGTCCAAGTTGGTTCATAGTATGGAATATACTACCGTGGAGTTCATCGATTTACTACAAGATAAGTAAGATGGGATTACAGTCTAAAAATAAAGTTGATCCGGCATTCAGCATGTCTTCTATGACAGATATTATATTTCTGTTATTGATCTTCTTTATGCTTACATCCTCTTTTATTACTCCTTCTGGTTTACCGGTTAATTTGCCTTCTAGCGAAACTTCAGACATCGTGATGCAGGAAGTTTCCGTTACTATAACCAAGGATTTCAAATACTCGGTTAATGATAAAATCGTTCCGAGAGAAAATATAAAAGCAGAATTAACGACCTTACTGAAGGATAAAAAAGGACAGGTTGTGTTGCATATAGATAAAGAAGTACCTGTTGAATATTTAGTTGAAATTGGAGGCATTGCAGCCGGACTGGAAGCGAATGTCTCTATCGCTACTAAACCCTATTAAATAATGGAATACTGGGACGCAGATAAAGAAGAATCTCAAAGCAAGAAAAGGGCATGGATTATAACCATTGTCTTTAATGCCTTGCTGTTGGTTGCATTCTACTTTATTGTGGTCTGGAAACAACCGGTTCCACCACTTCCTAGTTTTGGTTTGGAATTGAATTTAGGATTTACCCCAACGGGATCCGGGGAACGTGACAGTCCAAATGCACCTTCCGAAATACCTACTCCTGTCAAAGAAGCTGCTGCTCCGGGAGAAATTGCCGAGAAGGCAGTTACCAAACCTGCTACACCCACCCCAAGCCCTAAAACAGAGGTTGCTAAACCAAAAGCACAAACTCAACCAGCGGTTAATAAAGCGGTGACCACTAAACCTTCACCTATTAAAGGGGAAGAGAAAGCAACAGAACCTTCGAAGAAACCAGAACCCGCTAAAACGGAACCTGCAAAAACAGTGACTACACCGGCTAAGGCTGAAGCAGAGGAAACCACTCAGAAGGCTCCTGAAAAACCAAAAGTAGATCAACGAGCTATTTTTGGAGCTGGAGGAACTTCAGGAAAGGGCACCACGCCTGCATCTGGGGGAGCGCAAGGTTCCTCCAATGAAAAAGGTGATGAAGGGGACCCCAAAGGGACTGTGGATGGTAGAGCCATCATGGGAACCGGTAGTGGGAAAGGGACCAATCCAGGAAATGGAGTAAGCTTAGACCTTGCAGGATGGGAGTTTGGAAATAGACCGAATATCAATGACCGTGTTTCCACTAGAAACGGTCGAATTGTATTTAAAATTACTGTGGATGATGCAGGACGTGTAGTCCAGGCAGTTCCATTGGAATACAATGTGTCTAATGAAGTGCTTGCTTATTACAGACAAGTTGTAAACCAGATTTCATTTAAAAAACAAGGTGGAGCAGCAGCTGACTTCTCCACAGGAAAAATCACCTTCATTATCAAAGTGGACTGATCCATGAATTATCAGGAGACTCTGGACTACCTGTTCAATGCTTTACCCATGTTCCAAAGGGTAGGAGCTACAGCTTTCAAAAAAGACTTAAGTAATACCATCGCATTATGTGCCCACCTTGGGCATCCTGAAAAGAAATTTAAATCCATCCATGTGGCAGGAACCAATGGAAAGGGAAGCACTTCCCATTCTTTAGCTTCCATTTTTCAAGCAGCAGGATATAAAACAGGGCTTTATACTTCCCCACACCTAAAATCCTTTACAGAACGGATTCGGATAGATGGAATGGAAATTCCAGAAGACAAGGTTGTTCAATTTGTAGCAGAGAATCAGGACTTTTTAGAAGAGTTAAAACCTAGTTTCTTTGAAATGACCGTTGGTATGGCCTTTTGGTATTTTGCATTGCAACAGGTAGATATAGCCATCATTGAGGTAGGTATGGGCGGGAGGTTTGATAGTACCAATGTCATCAGGCCTGAAGTTTCCGTTATTACCAATATTGGTTTTGACCATATGCAGTTCTTGGGAACTACCTTGCCTCAGATAGCGGGAGAAAAAGCCGGCATCATAAA is a genomic window containing:
- a CDS encoding energy transducer TonB, translated to MEYWDADKEESQSKKRAWIITIVFNALLLVAFYFIVVWKQPVPPLPSFGLELNLGFTPTGSGERDSPNAPSEIPTPVKEAAAPGEIAEKAVTKPATPTPSPKTEVAKPKAQTQPAVNKAVTTKPSPIKGEEKATEPSKKPEPAKTEPAKTVTTPAKAEAEETTQKAPEKPKVDQRAIFGAGGTSGKGTTPASGGAQGSSNEKGDEGDPKGTVDGRAIMGTGSGKGTNPGNGVSLDLAGWEFGNRPNINDRVSTRNGRIVFKITVDDAGRVVQAVPLEYNVSNEVLAYYRQVVNQISFKKQGGAAADFSTGKITFIIKVD
- a CDS encoding MotA/TolQ/ExbB proton channel family protein, which produces MILLQTLSVADSLAAADSLAEGATKESIGLLDLLIKGGYMMVPLYLLFILAIFIFFERLITLKKASKTPTSLMDQIRVLVQGGKIEKAKMLCASEHTPVANMIAKGIERIGSPLKNIEVSIENVGKIEIYKLEKNLNLLATVSGAAPMIGFLGTVAGMIQAFIAIAQEEGMVSPKLLSEGIYEAMITTAAGLVVGIIAYLGYNYLVSQVSKLVHSMEYTTVEFIDLLQDK
- a CDS encoding ExbD/TolR family protein, translating into MGLQSKNKVDPAFSMSSMTDIIFLLLIFFMLTSSFITPSGLPVNLPSSETSDIVMQEVSVTITKDFKYSVNDKIVPRENIKAELTTLLKDKKGQVVLHIDKEVPVEYLVEIGGIAAGLEANVSIATKPY
- a CDS encoding TonB-dependent receptor gives rise to the protein MKKLVKLILFGGAFGLTTGLTFAQTQSRGEVTDQEFIIRKDRVLTVPVQPRVYEKLPVLPQPKGLADFNYRVNRYPLTLEPLVLETTPIQKPFRAPQLDLFPGFLRVGYGNFASPLLEARYMGTEADIVNFSLNLGHQSFGKGPVQGEESSEAHTNFGGDISYFADVFELFGGIDWNQDRYSFYGVDPVNFENPEFEIPDNVFTSFSVKAGIRDIEKVGPFSYEVQASYRNFNDSYMARESEIGVSGLGKFRPSEDWKGQVGISYYTTNPEDLDYTQTRTYMGIRPEIEYTKGEFRVSAGLNIVSENDSIEDKSSDFRIFPNLKASYQFAEEFGFFGEFSGDVKRNTYFSFVNENPYLGPSEQLLNTIQNYKVEGGIEGQFQEVFHYRAAINVSRYNNLSFFVNNYTNNLMTTDSSRFSLVYDDKSTVFNINGELGFKFSDVYSLGSRLDLYQYDLSTQAEAWHRPTWELRVNNQVTPLEGLLVQANLNFMGGLKARGHDLSDIVGEFGPYEVVKLKTIADLQLKADYQITNRFAVFAEGNNILNGKNTRWLNYPVRGIQLIGGVSMKF